CCAGTAGAGGAACGAGGGCTGCGGCACCGGCAGGACATGCATGTCGACCATCCGCTGCATCTGGTCCCCCGACAGCCAACCGCAATGTTCGATCCGGTGGCGGCGATCGGGATCGGGACTGTCCGCCATGGCGACCTCATAGGCGTTCAGAACCTCTTCGATCGCCGCGTCGCCGATCGCATGGATCGCCATCTGGTAGCCCTTACGGTGGGCATCAAGCACCATCGCGTTCAGCTCCTCCTGGTCGGGAATGCAAAGCAGGCCCTTGTCGTCCGGGTCGCCGCCCTGATAAGGTTCCTTCATCGCCGCGGTGCGTCCCCCGGCGCTGCCGTCCGTGAAGATCTTGACCGGCCCGATTCGGAACATCTCGTCGCCGGTGCCGGTCACCAGCCCCGCGTCGTGGGCCTGCGAGAGGATCGATCGGGTCTTGTCCCCCATGAGCACACCGTAGGTGCGCACCGGCAGGCGGCCCTCACGGTGGGCGCGTTGATAGGCCTCCATCTCGGTCCAGCCGTCGCGAATGCCGATGGCGGCCTCCATGCAGGAGGTGATGCCATAGGACAGAAGATCGCGGCCGCCGCGTTCTATCGAGCCGACGAGCTCCTCGACCGATTTGCGTGGCATCACTGCCATCAGAGGCTCGCGCCCGGTTTCGGCCACGAGCCCGGTCAGCACGCCGTTCTGCTTCTCGATCAAGCCGCCCTGAGGCGAGGGCGTATCGTTGTCGATCCCGGCTGCCTGCATCGCCAATGTGTTGGCGACGGCGAGATGGCCATCGGTTCGCACGATGTAGACCGGGTGATCGGGACAGGCGGCGTCAAGCTCGTGCAACATCGGATGGCGTTTTTCATCGAAGGCGAAATGATCGTAGCCGCGGCCGACGACCCAATCGCCCTTGGGCGTCTGTGCCGCCCGGTCGCGCAGCGCGTCGAGCAGGCTTTCGAGCGTGGGCGCCGCCGAAGGGCGCAGGTCGACCTCCGCCATAGCGGTGCCATAGGGCAGCAGATGCATGTGGGCATCGTTGAGACCGGGCGTCGCGAGCCGTCCGTTCAGCTCGATGACCTTGGTCCCGGGGCCGCGCAGCGCGTCGATTTCCGCGTCCGTCCCCGTGGCCATGACCCGACCGCCGCCAATCGCGATGCTCTGCGCGAAACCGAGGTGCTGACCCCGCCAGATCTTGCCTCCTCTCAGGATGGTATCGGCGCTTCCGCGTTGCTCGGACATCGAGATGTTCCTTTCGACATGGGCTGGTTAACAATATGTTAATCAATCCCCCCCTATGCCGGTCAATCTTGGACAAACGGGGCCGATCGGGGATGTGCGCATCGCGGGGGGCAAGGTTAACGAATTGTTAAAGAAGCGGAAATCAGGCCGCCTTGCTTTATCTGATTTATATAGAAAAACTTATTCTAACGCTGTGATCGATTATATATGTCAGCGCGGTGCTGGTGGGTCATGATTGGAGAATGGTGGATCTCCTGCCCGAGAATCTCGAGGAAACGATCTGCGATCCGCCGTCGGGGGCCGTGAATTCCCGGACCTACCAAAGCCACGGCGGCGATCTGGGTGGCGGGGTAGAAGCGCCGGATGGAATAGAGATTCGAGGCAAAAAGCTCGGCCACATAGGGGTCGACCACCGCAACTCCCAGCCCCTTTTGCACCATCGCGCAAGCAGTCTGGGCAAAGCGCGTCTCGATCTTGGGCCGGTAACGAACGCCCTGTCGGTTGAACGCGGCCTCGACCAGCGGTGTGATGACCTCGCCGGCGCTGATGATCCGATCATGCTGCAGGTCCGCCGGTCCGATGGTAGCCCGCTTGGTCAGGGCGTGGTCGCGCGGCACGATGACCACCAGATGGGCCCGCGCCAGAAGATACCAGGCGCCCTCATTGATATTACCGAATGTGAGGCCGATGTCGGCCTGTCCGATATCGACCGCTTCGCGCACTTGAGCGTCGTCCCGAACGGTGACCACCACGTCAAGCTCAGGGAACTCGTCCATCAGGGCGTCCAGCGCCACAAGCGCGACGCCATGCCCGACCGACGGTGACGCGTAAATGCGCAGCCGCGACAGGCCGACCCTGCCGGCGCGTGCCACCTCGTCCCTGAGGTTCGACACGGCGTTGAAGACCGGAGCGGTGCTCTGCGACAGGCGGACCGCAGCATCGGTGGGCCGCAGCCGACGGCCGTCGCGTTCAAAGAGGTTGACCCCTAGGTCTTCTTCAAGCCTTCGGATCGCCGCAGAGACTGCAGGTTGTGAAATTCCAAGGAGTTCAGCGGCATCCGTGATGCGCTCGACCTTCATGACCGCGTCGAAAATTTCGAGCATGCGGATTTTGAGGGGGCTATGCTGCACTACCATATCCTGTCGATCCTAGTCTTCAGAGCTCGCCTGAAGCGTAGAATATTGCTTCAAAACGTTAAGGATGCGCTTATGTGCCTGCACCATCATAGCTTCTTTATCGGTCTTGGCGCCATCGACATCACGCTCGCGCAGACCTTATGCCCAATGGCTCCGTGGCCCGCCTCTCTGAGGTGGGTTTTTTGTGCTGTAAGGCAGTCCGACGAAAATCGAAAAAAGACCCCAAAAGTTGGCGTAGACTATTGGTTCCGTGTCCAGACTATACCTTTCCGATACGTTTTGCGGCCACATAAGCATTTGATAGATAGATACTTTTATGCAGCAGGTCTCTCGGAGGTTTTTCACTTTGCGCAGACCTCCGCTTCCTTTGGCAATCAGACCGGTTTTTCAACGGCCCGAGATACTGTACCAAACGGTTTCTCGGCGGCAATCCGCGCGGCCGAAAGCGAGACATTGAGAATATTACGAAACTGTCATTGATTAAGCTGATCCTGATCCAAACGGTCGTGAGTTCTGGAGCGTCGCATGGCAATCGAACCCCTACGCAAGCCGCATATCCGTCCCGCCGCCCCGCCGGAGCCGCCAAGACCGGCCAACCGGCCGGATCCTGCCCCGCCGCGCAACGACGCGACGCCTGCGCAGACGGGCGGTGCCAATTCGGCCGGCGCTGCCGATGAGCCGGCAAACGGGAGCAATCCTTCCGCGAATATATCAGCAGAGCGGAAAGCCCAGATTGACAGTTTTGTCGAAGAAAACGCGACGCATGAGAAAAGCTTTCTCGGTATTCGGGTGGACAGCGACGGCGGGACGAGGATCGGGAAGGCGCTGACGGGGGACTCTTCGCTCGGCGATCTGACCCCGGCAGAGCGGACCTATCTCGCGCAGCAAGGTGCTGCGGCTTGGAACGGTCAGACTGACGATGGCGGTAGCCGTCGCGAGAATATCTCGCAGGCTGCCGACGAGGTTCGCGACGATCCGGCGGCAAGCCGTGCGCTCGCGCTTGCGCTTTCCGCACCCGCGCTGAGCGACGATGACGGGATCCGGAGGGCTGGCGCGATCATGGGCCCGGTCGGCATGACCGAGCGTCATGGCGAAATGTTCGATGCCGCGGTTGATCTGGATCTCGCCGCCGTCATGCAGAGCTATGAGGGGAACGAGGTCGGGCTGGCGCAACGGCTTGGCAACGCGGATGAAGAGACGCGCCAGGAAGCGTGGTCGATCCTTGCGGATCAGGGGCGCTTGCCGCAGGGAACGCAGCAGGCTCTGGCCGCCGCGCTTTTCTTTACCGACAAGAATGCTGCCGGTGCGTCCTCCGAGTATCGCCAGGGCATGGCCGAAGCGATCGCGCTGGCGCGGCGGCCCGGAACCAGCCCGCAGGACCGGCTTGGCCGCGATTCGATCGCCTCGAATCTCGCCGCGGTGATGGAAACCGATGGCGGCCGCGAGATGCTGCTTGGTGAGGACGTAACGGCAGGTGCTCGTCTCTGGGCGCTGAACGAGATCGCCAACCAGCAGGCCTGCATCAACCCTGAGATGTATGCCGGTCTGGATGCGCCGGGTCTCGCGGATGCTCCGGGCAATCCGGGGGGCGCTGCAAACGGGGATCAGCCTTCGGAGGCAGAGGTCTATGCCGATCTGAGCCAGATGGCGCTGGATGTCTCGGGCATTGTCGATCCGACGCCGATATCGGACGGGGCGAATACGCTGGTTTCGCTGTTCCGTGGTGATGTCGGCGGCGCTCTCATGTCGGCGGCGGGAATGGTGCCCTATATCGGCGATCTGGCCAAGGCCGGAAAACTGGGCAAATGGGCGCGCACGGTGGACAACGCCATCGACCTGGCTCAGCGCAGCCCGCAATTCATGACCCGTGTGCGCCCGATGCTGGAAGCGCTTCAAAGCGGGCTGAAGGCCATCCCCGAAAGCGTCATGAGCAAGCTGCCGCAATCGGCGCAGGACACGATCCGCGGTATCATCCGCAAGCTGGACGACGTCGCGCAGGCTGTGGCGCGCCGTGCGCCGTTGGTCGTCGATGACGCGATCGGCACGACCAAGACATTGCCGGATGGGCGGGTCGCGCGGGTCGGAGATCCGCCGCTTGTCAATCAACGCGCCGACGGTAATCTGGATGTTACGCGCGCGGATGGCACCACCGCCAAGCTGCGCGAACCGCAAACCTATGACCAGAGGGTCGACAATCCGGATGGGTCCGTGACGTATACAAGGAATGGCCAGGACGTGACATATGGTGCCGACGGGTTCCCGCAATTCGAGTCCAAGGCCGATATCTATCTGGACGCCGGAAAGATCAACAGCGCCAACAAGGCCGATCATTTCCGCTCGTCGAATGAAATTGTTCAGCAGCAGCTGAAGCAGAATCCCGGCCTGAAAGACGAGATGGGGCTCACGGATGCGCAATATAATTTCATCATGCGCGAGCCTCCGTCGTCAAAATCCCCTCCGGGGCTGACCTGGCACCATCATCAGGACACCGGCAAGATGCAGCTCGTCAACCGGTCCGAGCATAACGCCTTGCCCGGCGGGCATACCGGTGGCATGTCCATCTGGGGTGGTGGTTACGACTGATCGCGGGTCCGACCGTCCGAAGCTGGCAATAACGACAAGGCGCTGCGGCTCGGGCCGTAGCCTCGGAATACGGAGTATCAGAGTTCATGACTGTCGAATGGGAAGAATATCTGCCCGACCTGCCCGAAGTCGGTGATGCGGATCTGGATGCGGTCGAAACCCGGCGCGGCGTAAGCCTTCCGGCCGATTACCGCGCCACGGTCAAGCAGCATGTCGGCGAGACGCCTTTGCCCGAAAACATGGCCGTGGGCGAACGCGGCATCGTGCCGGTCGGACCGCTGTTTTTTGCAAAGGCGGATCATGACGGCGCCGAGGCGGATCAGAATATCTGGTACTGGATCGAGGCCGTGGACCAGAACTTCCCGGCAGAGCTGGCCGGAAAGCTGCTTCCCTTCGCATCCGACACCGCACAGGGCATTTTCGCCTTCGATTATCGCGGCGGCGACGCGCCGGCTGTGGTGTTCCTGAACCTCGAATCCGCGGCTGACGAGACGTCGATCTTTCCCGTCGCCGAAAGCTGGGATGGGTTTCTGGCCGCGTTGCAGCGCTGAGCCTCGCGGCTCAGATTCCCAGATAGGCCTCGCGGATGCGCGGATCGGCGATCAACTCATCCGCCGCGCCCTCCATCGTGATCCGCCCGGTTTCCATCACATAGCCCCGATCCGCGATCTTGAGCGCGCCGAAGGCGTTCTGTTCGACCAGCAAGACGGTGACATCCAGCGATTTCATCCCCGACACCACGTCGAAAATCTGCTGGACGAGGATCGGGGCGAGGCCCATCGAGGGTTCATCCAGCAGAAGGCATTTCGGCCGCCCCATCAGCGCCCGCGCAATCGCCAGCATCTGCTGCTGACCGCCCGACAGCCCGCCCGCGTTCAGGTTCCGCTTCTCGCGCAGGATGGGGAACATCTGGAAGGCGTCTTCCATGTCTTTCTCGACGCGATCATCGGTGAACAGGAACGCGCCGAGCCGCAAATTCTCCTCGACCGAGATATTGGTGAAGATCTGCCGCCCCTCGGGGGATTGGGCGATCCCGCGCCGGATGCGTTGATAGGCGGGGACGGTGGTGATCGTCTCGCCGCCGAAGAGCACCTCGCCCGAGGCCACGGGCTGGGTGCCCGAAATGCAGCGCAGCAGCGTCGTCTTGCCCGCGCCGTTCGCGCCGACCACGGTGACGATCTCGCCGGGCTGCACGTTCAGATCGACGCCGTGCAGCACCTCGATCCGGCCATAGCGCGACCGCAGATTGCTGACCTCAAGCATGGGCATCCTCCGCCGCTTCGGTCCCCAGATAGGCCGCGATCACATCCGGGTTGCGGCTGACCGTGGCCGGGTCGCCCTCGGCGATCTTCTCGCCGTGATCGAGCACCACGATATGGTTGGAAATCCGCATCACCATCTTCATGTCATGCTCCACCAGCAGGATCGCCACGCCGTCGCGGGCGACCTCGGCGATCATGTGATCGATCTCTTCGGTCTCGACCGCGTTGCAGCCCGCCGCCGGTTCATCGAGCAGCAGCACCTTGGGATCGAGCGCCAATGCACGGGCGATCTCCAGCCGCTTGAGCTTGCCGTAGGACAGGTTTCCGGCCTCTGTTTCAGCGGCGCGGTCCAGCCCGACGCGTTCCAGCAGCGCCATCGCCCCGTCGCGGGCCTGTCGCGCGCGGGCGCGGGTCGAGGGAAGCCGGAACAGATCGGCCAGGAGGCTGCCGGATTCGGTCAGGTGATACCCGGCAATCGCATTGTCCAGAACGCTCATGTTCTGGAAGATCTGCAGGTTCTGGAACGTCCGCGACATGCCGCGCCGCGCCAGCAGGTCGGGGCGCATCCCGGTCACGTCCTCTCCGTTCAGCACCACGCGCCCGTCGCCGGGCTGATAGATCCCCGAGATCATGTTGAACAGCGTGGTCTTGCCCGCGCCGTTCGGTCCGATCACCGACAAGATTTCTCCGGGCTTCACCGAGAAGCCGACCTCGTTCACCGCCCGCAGACCCCCGAAGGAGATGCCGAGCCCCTCGACTTTCAGCAGCTCGCTCATTCGTCCTTCCCCCGGATCAGTTTCAGGATCGACGGCAGCAGCCCGTTCGGCAGGAAGATCATGACCAGCATCATGATGAGACCGAGCAGCAGATATTCATATTCCGCGAACAGCGTCAGCACCTGCGGCAGCAGCGTCAGGATGCCCGCACCGAAGATCGCCCCGAGAACCGAGTTCGCCCCGCCCAGAACCGCCATCGTCACGAACTCGATCGAGTGCATATAGCCCGCCACATCCGGGGTGATGAACTTGTTCTGCAAGGCCAGCAGCGAGCCCGCAACCGAAGCATAGACCGCCGAGATCACGAAGGCCTGCAGCTTGTAGCGTGCCACATCGACGCCGACGGTGCGCGCCGCGACCTCTGATCCGTGCAGCGCGCGCAGGGCGCGGCCGGTGGGGCTGTCATGCAGATTCAGCGCCAGCCAGGCGCCGATCAGCAGGACCAGCCCGCACATCCAGTACCAGAATTGCGAATTGGACAGGTCCAGCCCCATCGCCTCGACCAGATCCGGCAGGCCGCTATCGGCGACGCTCCTGCCGTCCGGGCCGCCGGTCAGCGCCGATTCATTGGTCAGCACCATATAGACCAGTATCCCGAAGCCCAGCGTCGCGACGGCCAGATAATAGCCTTGAAGCCGCAGGATCGGGCGGCCCACCAGCCAGGCCAGCCCGCCCGAGATCGCGGCCCCCAGCACGGCGGCCAGCAGCGGATGCAGGCCCCAAAGCTCCGGCATAAGGGCGCAGCTATAGGCGCCGATGCCGAAGAACCCGGCATGGCCCAGGCTGATCTGCCCGGCATAGCCGATCAGGATCACCATCCCCGTCACCGCCAGCCCGTTGATGAAGATCAGCGCGCCGACGCGGTAATAGAAATTCGACGGAAAGAAGATCGGGCTCAGCGCGATCAGGGCCAGCAGGATCAGCAGCGTGGCGGTTTTGGCGGTCATGCGCATCACACCCGCTCCGTCTGTTTGGCACCGAACAGGCCCTGCGGCATGATGAACAGCACCAGCAGGATCACGATGAAGGCGGCCGCGTCCTTGTATTGCGACGACAGATAGCCCGCCGTCAGCGCCTCGAGGATGCCCAGGAGGATGCCGCCCACGAGCGCGCCCTTGGGGTTGCCCATCCCGCCCAGCATGGCGGCGGCGAAGCCTTTCAGCGCAAGCGCGATGCCGACATCGTAGGAGGTGTTGGTGATCGGCGTGGCCAGCACGCCGGCAAGCGCGCCGATCGCGGCGGACAGCGCGAAGGAGAGCGTCATCACCCAGTTCGTGTTGATCCCCACAAGCTGCGCCGCCAGGCGGTTGTTCGAGGTCGCAAGCACCGCCTTGCCGGTCAGCGTGCGGGTGAAGAACAGCCACAGCGCGATGAACACGGCGACGCCGCCCGCCACGATCCAAAGCGATTGCGGCAGGATCGTGGCGCCTCCGATGCGGAACGGCGCGTCGCCCGAGAATGAGGGGAAGCGGTGGATCTGCTTGTCGAAGACCAGCGACGCCACGCCGCGCAGAAAGATCGAGGCGCCGATGGTGATGATGATCAGCGACACGACCGGCGCGCCGCGCGCGGGCTCGATGGCGAGCTTGTTCAGCGCCACGCCCACCGCCGCCGTCACCACGATGGCGATGATTGCGGCAATCAGCAGAGGCAGCCCCGCCGCATGGGCGAAGACGGTAATCATGCCGCCCAGCATGACGAATTCGCCCTGCGCGAAATTCACCACGTCCGAGGCGTTGTAGATGATGGTGAAGCCAAGCGCGACGAGCGCATAGACCGCGCCCACCGTCAGCCCCGAGAACAGGAATTGCAGCAGTTCCGACATGGCGCCTCCGCGTGGGAACGGGGCGCGGCAGCGTGCCGCGCCCGCGTCAGTTGGTTACTCGACGATGGTCCACTCGCCGTCGCGGATCTCCAGCATGGTGAAGGCGTCGAGGCTCAGTCCCAGATGATCCTCGGCGCTGTAATTCACCTCGCCGCCAGTGCCGACGAAGCCCTTGGTCGCCTCGATGGCGTCGCGGATCGCCACGGGATCCTCGGCGCCGGCCTGTTCGATGGCGGCCTTGAGGATCATCAGCGCGTCATAGGCGTGGCCGCCGAAGGTCGAGACATCCTCGCCGGTTTCTTCCTCATAGCCATCGCGATAGCCGGTCACGACGGGTTTCTGCGGATCGTCATCGCCAAGCTGGTCGGCCACCAGCAACGCGGCGGCGGGCAGGCGGACGCCCTCGGCGGCCTCGGTTCCGGCCAGCTCGATGAACTGTTTCGAGGCGACGCCATGCGACTGGTAAAGCGGTGCGTCGATGGCAAGCTGGGTGTGGTTGCGCGTCACCACGGCCGGGCCCTGACCCATGCCGGAGTTCAGGATCGCCTCGGCGCCCGAGCCCTTGATGTTGGTCAGCTGCGGCGTCATGTCCGCGTCTTGCGGGCCGTAAACCTCGTCGGCGACGATCTCGACGCCCGCGCTCTCGGCCACATCCTTGCACTGCGCCTGCATCGAGGCCCCGAACCCGTCAGAGCCCGAAATCATCCCGATCTTGGTGAAGCCGCGCGCGGTCATGTCCTCGAAGATCTTCTCGCAGGCCATGCGGTCGGTATGCGGGGTCTTGAAGGTGAATTCCTTGACAGGCTCGATGATCTCGACCGCGCCGGCGAGGCTGATGAAGGGGATCTCGGCATCCTCGAAGACCGGGACCATCGCCATCGTGGTGCCGGTGGTGGTGCCGCCGATCACCGCGATCACCTCGTCATCCTCGACGAGCCGGGTGGCGAAGGTGCGGGCCTTGTTGGCGTCGCCGCCATCGTCATACATGATCAGGTTGATCTCTTCGCCGTTGATCCCGCCCTCGGCGTTGATCTTGTCGACCTCCATGCGCAGCGTCTTGGCTTCGGGGTCGCCGAGAAAGGCGGCGGGACCGGTTTCCGAGATCGAGGCGCCGATATTGATCTCGGCAAGCGCCGGGGCGGCGACGACAGCGCAGGCGGCGGCGGTGGTCATCAGGGTGCGGATGGTCATTCAGCGGTCCTCCCAGTGGCTGAAACATGCCGATTTGCGCGGCATTTTTGTCTTTGCGATTCGGGAAAAGACGGTCAGACTGGACTCTGCCGAACCGGCCCCGGCGCAGCAAAACACCGCGCGAACGGGCAGGTGCGAAAGATTCGCCAAGCGTGCCTCCTCCCTTCCTCCCGAATATAATTGACTGACCGGTCGGTCTATGCAACATCTTTTTTGACTGCCGGAGGGCCTTGGGGGGGAATCGAGATGAGTGACGGCGAAACCGTTCTGAGCGAACTGGACCGCGGGGTGCTGCGCCTGACGTTGAACCGACCCGACAAGCTGAACAGTTTCACCGAAGAGATGCACCTCGCGCTGCGTGCCGGTATCGAGCGGGCGGGCGAGGACGCCGCGGTGCGCGCGGTGCTGCTGACCGGGGCAGGGCGCGGCTTCTGCGCCGGGCAGGATCTCGGCAATCGCGATCCGCGCAAGGGCGGGACCGTGCCGGATCTGGGCACGACGCTCGATACCTATTACAACCCGCTGCTGCGCATGATCCGTGGGCTCGACAAGCCGGTGATCTGCGCCGTGAACGGGGTCGCCGCCGGGGCCGGGGCCAATGTCGCGCTGGCCTGCGACATCGTTCTGGCGGCGCGTTCGGCGAAATTCATTCAGGCATTTTCCCGGATCGGGCTGGTGCCGGATGCGGGCGGGTCGTGGTCGCTGCCCCGGATGATCGGCGAACCGCGCGCCAAGGCGCTGACCCTGCTGGCCGAACCGCTGAGCTCCGCGCAGGCCGAACAATGGGGTCTCATCTGGAAGGCGGTCGATGACGAAGCGCTGATGGATGAGGCGATGGAAATCGCCGCGAAGCTGGCGGCGGGGCCGACAGTCGGTCTGGGGCTGACCAAGAGGTTGATCCAGGACGCGGCAGGGCAGGATCTGGACACCCATCTCGACGCCGAGCGTGACGCGCAGCGCGAGGCGGGGCGCACGGCGGATTACCGCGAGGGGGTGACCGCTTTCCTCGAAAAGCGCAAGGCGGAGTTCAGGGGCGAATGAGCCGCGCCGCCGACATGACCCCGCAGCAGATCGCCGAGGCATCCGCGCAGGCGATGTGGGATCAGGACCGCGCCAGCCAGCGGCTCGGCATGAGGATCGAGCGGATCGCGCCCGGCGAGGCGACGCTCTCGATGGAGATCACCGAGGCGATGACCAACGGCCATGACAATGCGCATGGCGGCTATATCTTCACCCTCGCTGACAGCGCCTTTGCCTTCGCCTGCAATACCTACAACGCCGTAACCGTGGGCCAGCAGGCCAGCATCAACTATGTCGCCCCCGGCAGACTGGGCGACGTGCTGACCGCCACCGCGCGCGAGGCGTCGCGCAGCGGGCGCAGCGGCGTCTACGATGTCGAGATCACCAATCAGAACGGGCAGCATGTCGCGCATTTTCGCGGCCTGTCCCGGTCCATCAAGGGCAGCTACCTGCCCGAATGATCCTTGGAGGAGGGGAATTATGGAAGACCTCACGCCAGACCCGAAAACGCTCGACCCGGTTGAGACCGCCTCGCGCGATGAAATCCAGTCCATGCAACTCGAGCGGCTGAAATGGTCGCTGAACCACGCCTATGAGAACTCGCCTTTCTACAAGACGCGCTTCGACGAGGCGGGGGTGCATCCGGACGATCTGCACCAGCTTTCGGATCTGTCGAAATTTCCCTTCACCTACAAGCAGGATCTGCGGGACAATTACCCGTTCGGCATGTTCGCCGTCCCGCGCGAACAGCTTGTGCGGATCCATGCCTCAAGCGGCACGACCGGCAAGCCGACCGTGGTGGGCTATACCCGCAAGGATATCGACAACTGGGCCGATCTGATCGCGCGGTCGATCCGGGCCTCGGGCGGCCGCCCTGGCGATGTTTGCCACGTGGCTTATGGCTACGGGCTGTTCACCGGCGGGCTTGGCGCGCATTACGGGGCCGAGCGGCTTGGCTGCACCGTGGTCCCGATCTCGGGCGGGATGACCGAACGGCAGGTGACGCTGATCGAGGACTTCAAGCCGCGCATCATCATGGTGACGCCGTCCTACATGCTGTCGATCCTCGACGAGTTCCGCCGCCGCGGCATGGACCCGCGCGAAAGCTCGATCCAGGTCGGTGTCTTCGGGGCCGAGCCCTGGACCAACAAGATGCGCGAAGAGATCGAGCAGGTCTTCGACATGCATGCCGTCGATATTTACGGGTTGTCGGAAATCATGGGGCCGGGCGTGGCCAATGAATGCGTCGAAACCAAGGACGGGCTGCATATCTGGGAGGATCATTTCCTGCCCGAGATCATCGACCCGGAAACCGGCGAGGTCCTGCCCGATGGCGAGATGGGCGAGCTGGTCTTCACCACGCTGACCAAGGAAGGCCTGCCGATGGTGCGCTATCGCACCCGCGATCTGACGCGGCTTCTGCCGGGCACGGCGCGTTCGGTCCGGCGGATGGAAAAGATCACCGGGCGCAGCGACGACATGATCATCCTGCGCGGGGTCAATGTCTTCCCGACCCAGATCGAGGAACAGATCCTCAAGATCGCCGCCCTCGCACCGCATTTCCAGATCGAGCTGACCACCGGCGCGAACCGCATGGACAGCATGACCGTGCATTGCGAATGCCTGCCCGAAAATGCCGATCAGAGCTCACGCGATGCCGCCGCGAAGGAGCTCGCGCATCATATCAAATCGGTGGTGGGGGTGTCGTCGGCGATCGTGATTCACGACCCCGACGGGGTGGCACGTTCGGAAGGCAAGGCGAAGCGCGTGGTGGATAACCGCCCCAGGGAACGCTGAGACAGCGCGCCCGCCCGGCGTGACATTGCCGGGCGAAGGCGTTAAAGCACCCGGCGGCGCATCGGGCGCCGCCGCAAGACAGGACAGAGGATGGCCCGCACCCGCGCCAGTGACTTCGCCGAGAAGCAGCAGGAACTGCTGCGCAGCGCCGCGGCGGTG
This genomic window from Paracoccus sediminicola contains:
- a CDS encoding ABC transporter substrate-binding protein — its product is MTIRTLMTTAAACAVVAAPALAEINIGASISETGPAAFLGDPEAKTLRMEVDKINAEGGINGEEINLIMYDDGGDANKARTFATRLVEDDEVIAVIGGTTTGTTMAMVPVFEDAEIPFISLAGAVEIIEPVKEFTFKTPHTDRMACEKIFEDMTARGFTKIGMISGSDGFGASMQAQCKDVAESAGVEIVADEVYGPQDADMTPQLTNIKGSGAEAILNSGMGQGPAVVTRNHTQLAIDAPLYQSHGVASKQFIELAGTEAAEGVRLPAAALLVADQLGDDDPQKPVVTGYRDGYEEETGEDVSTFGGHAYDALMILKAAIEQAGAEDPVAIRDAIEATKGFVGTGGEVNYSAEDHLGLSLDAFTMLEIRDGEWTIVE
- a CDS encoding branched-chain amino acid ABC transporter permease, yielding MSELLQFLFSGLTVGAVYALVALGFTIIYNASDVVNFAQGEFVMLGGMITVFAHAAGLPLLIAAIIAIVVTAAVGVALNKLAIEPARGAPVVSLIIITIGASIFLRGVASLVFDKQIHRFPSFSGDAPFRIGGATILPQSLWIVAGGVAVFIALWLFFTRTLTGKAVLATSNNRLAAQLVGINTNWVMTLSFALSAAIGALAGVLATPITNTSYDVGIALALKGFAAAMLGGMGNPKGALVGGILLGILEALTAGYLSSQYKDAAAFIVILLVLFIMPQGLFGAKQTERV
- the paaI gene encoding hydroxyphenylacetyl-CoA thioesterase PaaI; the encoded protein is MTPQQIAEASAQAMWDQDRASQRLGMRIERIAPGEATLSMEITEAMTNGHDNAHGGYIFTLADSAFAFACNTYNAVTVGQQASINYVAPGRLGDVLTATAREASRSGRSGVYDVEITNQNGQHVAHFRGLSRSIKGSYLPE
- the paaK gene encoding phenylacetate--CoA ligase PaaK → MEDLTPDPKTLDPVETASRDEIQSMQLERLKWSLNHAYENSPFYKTRFDEAGVHPDDLHQLSDLSKFPFTYKQDLRDNYPFGMFAVPREQLVRIHASSGTTGKPTVVGYTRKDIDNWADLIARSIRASGGRPGDVCHVAYGYGLFTGGLGAHYGAERLGCTVVPISGGMTERQVTLIEDFKPRIIMVTPSYMLSILDEFRRRGMDPRESSIQVGVFGAEPWTNKMREEIEQVFDMHAVDIYGLSEIMGPGVANECVETKDGLHIWEDHFLPEIIDPETGEVLPDGEMGELVFTTLTKEGLPMVRYRTRDLTRLLPGTARSVRRMEKITGRSDDMIILRGVNVFPTQIEEQILKIAALAPHFQIELTTGANRMDSMTVHCECLPENADQSSRDAAAKELAHHIKSVVGVSSAIVIHDPDGVARSEGKAKRVVDNRPRER
- the paaG gene encoding 2-(1,2-epoxy-1,2-dihydrophenyl)acetyl-CoA isomerase PaaG codes for the protein MSDGETVLSELDRGVLRLTLNRPDKLNSFTEEMHLALRAGIERAGEDAAVRAVLLTGAGRGFCAGQDLGNRDPRKGGTVPDLGTTLDTYYNPLLRMIRGLDKPVICAVNGVAAGAGANVALACDIVLAARSAKFIQAFSRIGLVPDAGGSWSLPRMIGEPRAKALTLLAEPLSSAQAEQWGLIWKAVDDEALMDEAMEIAAKLAAGPTVGLGLTKRLIQDAAGQDLDTHLDAERDAQREAGRTADYREGVTAFLEKRKAEFRGE